The window tatatacacacatacataaaggaacatcgatcgttgcgcatgcacgcgtgagagataaagaatgcccgatatgatggagagggggatgatgtgtgtgggtgtgtgccttcatgggagaccgacctgaagaaaaagattgtatgcgtgcaatggataatgccgactggtagtgtgtgtgcatgcatgcacgagagaaagttagtggtacaattataaagggaagactactgtgtgggtgtaaaagaataggtgaggtcataatcaatgtaaagttgaattcaaatatttgaataagagatcctgatgtttgaaacccatgcatgcatgaatataacggagatctgcgcagtgtggtttggaaacgagcatgttgtaatatatacacattgaacaaggtcagactgatttgaatttgagataccgatggcagacatcatttggccacgtcgtatccgtgcatggacacactattctaattggagatgatgggcggctttcgcatcacatatctatatctatacccctatatatatatatatatatatatatatatatatatatatatataattttatatttttttatattgtgtgtcgataactttaactttgaaagatggtcgttggatgaggcgaatccgatggtccaaagatggcaaatttgagcactactggctgttggatatcatctagattccaccagatttcgccacatgtataatctagaagactccatggttgaacttaagcataatgcacaaacatcaaaacacaagcacttcttatttgttctagaatcttccgtatcagaattgcccaaatgtttttctacatgattttccattatttgttttttactttatgtcttacgacgcacaattccatgaatctttaaatagattagctttcttataaaaactagatgattttgaatgaaatgaactataagaattaaacgaacatctacatcatgcatatatgactcaaagcttgcatgctataatgtggtatttattcataatttggttgccaaatctcatgcgtgtaatgcacgtgtaccttactctagtctaaatggtgtttgtgtgtgtgttgtgcatgttgaggtgcaaattgtcttttttttggtacacgttaagcttgttcttccgaaatttcaagccgcgccttgttatgccaaaaattcaagctagcgtctctgtctatcgtgctgcgaaactcccgcctcttcaacccgcgccttgttagcccgaaatatttaagatatatctttgtctcgttgtgctccgacaactccctccatctcaacccacgccttgctattccgaaattaaaacgcgcgcgaaaactcccacctccctgtgaaatcccgacacgcgaaatgcccgtggtacccctgaaccgaaagaaccgcctcaaatcggtgggggtactttcgtaacttaccccacatttcggacaagcgcgtctctaagccatggttccccactgccatcccatccgcccatccattcgtacaccgaggccgcgaaaacccgcgacgaaaccccacaccctgctccgtccgccacccagccggagcctcttccccgacgacgtcgtccacagcaacacctcgacgtccctcatccaccgtaccggatgaggatccgtcgtcgatctcatcatcccgacggttcagccaccccgtcctccacctccaaggagctgccccgacgttcccctcgtctttcgcgccacctccattcccacaccgccgtcttcacctgcaccaccggaagagcatcatcatctacgtttcctcggatgaagctgtggcctaatcggcgccaccaaagaggttgtacactattcgccgcattttcttcttgattcgatctcacggtgctgccggcgctcggtcccgagccaacacggcgcggctccatccacggcggcgtcgccggccacttcctccacggcgtcgcttcctcggcggcgacgtccacatcagtaggagctgctgctgctttagctctcgctcgcgctgctgctctgctcttgctctcggtcccctgcctggtctgctcttgctattgctcttgctcgcgctgttgctctcgctcttgctcttgcttgcgatgttgctccgatttagctacacttcagtcgactgaatcgcaggcccttgatttcgtatccaatggctgcaaaatcgactgaacagagatgaaaaagttagtcgaccgacgtgtagcctcacattgctagtgcgttcagtttcgacagcaaaattcagtttcgatagcaaaattgagtttcgacagttaagttcagtttcgacagttaagttcagtttcgacagttaaattcagtttcgacagttaagttcaaagatgagcggctgatgtattttatatctagcactttgtggttatgtattttacgtcatgtattggagatgctattagaattccactcaggttaacgttgttcgttgtctctcttgtcctgcttcagcctcagcGTCGTACAattcaccggagctgctccaacgacgaaaccctccatcacagcggagcaatacctcgggctccatctccagacgcctaagatcttcttcccctcctccgacagccaagtcagccggagcatcctcaccggccaacccaatcacgctgagatcgacatggcttcgccaaagaggttatacacttgttgcatctctttttagtctacatgttatatatattgtccactgagcactcgtagtaacgggaaatacgattattttatcctactatatgacaagcagtgaggtaccgggcaacttagctatccgtgatggactctcttgaacgccatcattatttatctctgcgcgtttgagctgtgcatttgtcgatgggcctgggagttgagctagtatggcagtggcctgggtccaaagtaatagaagtagcacaaaaacatttttttagtgcaggattttccttgctcaagcctgcctactagaatcgccagtgcttgaaaggaaaagtgaatgaaaaacattggaattggaaagtttcctatggtactacttttcatgaatttggtgcaaaggaatggagcaaaggaaaactgtaggatttgttcctttagtgtctccttgaaagaaaggaattctaatttccacttctcctccttttcatattcctattcatcaagcacaagactaagagatagtagcataatagcattataaccgtacattttcttgtggtttgacttaatctcaccatgcttttttgcatcatgtgatcttccaattgttgtgaatcaaacacccagattggcagaaatcctgtgtttttaaattctctgttttgcacgtgcattcctatcctattcctgtctatttcctatccctgcattgttagaatcctcaaattcaaacaagccctgactcaattacttctgttacagatatgtgtcaaagaaaaccttgtgtggtttgtcctgctcctgcggcgctgtgttccaccccagctcagctgctccgacgacggaagggttcaccacagcagggatccgctctccagactgtctttcgccgcctcagatcttcttccccgccgcccgcagccacgacaactgcattaccatcatcaactgagcagatgaccttgaggactacacgggtccgcaagagaggtcgcactcttccgtgtctgcttacgttatgcgtcgcttaatatgatgacatgctacattatcgtcgtgttcacctattagactccgagtcaggtccaaactaatgctgaaacttgattttttaaatggttgtggggtacatattggggcagcaatcaatactatctggttaatctccggtgtctactatgagtttcatgttgggtgcaaacaaacattaaaggagtcattatttgtattttttaactaaagctattatctgcctgctatcattggttttgggtctatccacagtttgctaccatcactctggatttgtgcatgcactccttacataatctcactatgttttattcctatgcatgccagttattgtacacaatggaactgatcatgtagagcaaaagagacgagccttgtgtggcaataaaatttcatgcagacgtcgttccatggtgggtgcaaaggcagcccccctccacccatttcggatcgtaatcaagaggaagataactattctgagggggattcagaaggagaagaccactcctatttaccccatgaggtcttcgctctaacttggcatgctgatgttggtaatatcatgcatatggtgccttgcattgcttactgtatacattaaagatgtcatctgcttagtttagacatgctttgtgtcaatgccatctgtttagtttctttatcgtatatgtgaatcatgcaatgccatcttgtctagccaggcatcatatatgtgaattttgcaatgccaccctggttagccagtcatcttatatgtgaattatatcatgccatcatttttttattacgtgttaaatttgtcaacaattttagtacattcaattactcttcctgtgcatcagccattcggcacggtcatggaaaaatctggagtggaaacaaggtcttcagagcacacaatgctatctgacgaagcgcatgtcttgctggttaccgatagctcctcacaggaggattcagagacagatgaccagtcatatccccccccccccccgtggtgcatgccctaacttggcagggttatgttgctcatatcgtgcgtatggtatcttgcattgctatgtcatttgcttagtttagacatgctttgtgtgaatgccacctgtttagtgtctaattaccatatatgtgaattatgcaatgccatcttgttgcaagacatgatatatgtgaattatgcaatgttatcttgttgcaaggcattatgtatgtgaattatgcaatgccttgctgtttaggcaagcgtcgtatatgtgaattatattatgccgtcctttttttgtatttctcattgcttttgtcgataatgtttgtatattcaactgctcttcctgtgcatcagccatttgaattggtgatggagaaatctggagtgaaaacaaggtcttcagagtagacaatgctacctgctgaagcagatatcttgctggttacagatagctcttcagaggaggattcagaggcacatgaccagtcctattatccccctgaggtgtatgctcaaacttggcagggttatattactcatataatgcatatgttgtattgcaatgcttagtttttacatcatatacacaatattgaatgccatctccttagttgacacatcatatatgcgattgccctctgctcacttccttagtagataaatcatatatttgaattatgtcatgccattacatagacagcatgtatctgaattatggcatgccaacccattttctaaaaacataatatagttatatcatctcatcctgtttacatagtcatcatattttaaattatgtcattctatccgtgaattatatcatgccatcatgtttccatcgacggcatgtttgtgatttatggcatgccaaccactttaatagacacatcgtatagttatatcatgtcatcctgttaacatagtcatcatattttgaagtatgtcattctatcctgtttagttagccatcatacatgtgaaattgtgtcatgctatcctgtttaattagccatcatatatgtgaaattatgtcctgctattctgtttgcttagacaacataaatgtgaattatttcatgccctgttttcttccctactatccactGCACCtctctatcttacaatgtctgtacattcaattacttttcttgtttatcaaccatttcagttggagggagtgatggcagtatctgtgggagtaaaaacacggtctttagaaaagatcgtgctacctgtcgatgcagatagaaccacggttgtacttgcccaagaaccagccccaccacacataacccacactcatgcagattgtacccctacccagttggacagagaaccagctacaccccttctaaccccaaccccagcagatagacacccagttcccgttgacacagcaccatctccaccacagagcacccaaacacgagcatttagtaaggcaactgcagtgcccaaatcacgaggaccaccactccgaacccgaagtcaacgcttaaagcagaagaagaattgttctcaggtcaggttccgtagctatggttcatactacattgctcttgcatcactgtatttactgataccaactaatttcacatttgaaggatgcaattgaaactccaatggcgcaacaggtatgttttaaacctgtttcttcaacgtgtttggctgtttaCTGTtttaacttgctctatgttgatttcagtttcaattgaataaacagttatgttctcatgccatgcccATTACAAGTGTTtctattgctgtgtagtttcccacacttatattctgtctatgctgctttgtcttaaatagatatgattcgaactgtatctatcttgatttggcaacataaactagaatgatataaaccatacagtgaccatactacatagatatatgtttgtttcatgttgttatcctgtccaccttactactgaacttgtttaccaaaatgagtttcatatactacattgtaaacctgagatgtgtttgtttgtttctcttttagaacgcggataaaatattggagaagagtaccctgttatgcaatggtaaaggaagtaatgcagataaggttcaagatagtgagacatccctgttggtctccaagaaagctgataaaaactatattgaagacactgagacaaccccaaagtcctgtcttgatgtagtgttcgagttactggctaccactgctggcaccagctcttcgaactcgttgcctgaatcagttcggcttcttgagtctcaacttcaagttgaaagacatcgatcagatgttatgcgacaggaagccgaagtaCTAAGGAAGTCCCtccagaattcagatgcatactttctggtggtccagcaagcgctggaggacttaagcgccaaacaagagaaagttaataagcttgctaagcatcttgccagcattatgggtacccaggatattgtttcttgagctcttctgaagtggtttcagttctggacttgttttgctgcgacgtttatatgctgttgtgttccctatatttgcactggtggcgaactttgatgcccagtggatgtaatatgtgtaatagtcgtgatagcctagtgtaagttgcttgcttatttatttccttgttgtcttgtttatttgtttgcttgtagtcagtgcagttctttttctgcggtttgctagtggctgcaataacctattttttaaaactaggccacaataaccatgggctaatatttactgtagtgacactgggcctcctacgggccgtagaaacagtgggccttctacgggccgtagaaacaatgggccttttacgggccgtagaaacagtgggccttctacgggctgtagaaataatgggccttttacgggtcgtatcatcaatgggccttatacgggccgtatgatcgattggccaaacatgggccaaacagaccgcattctggccgtaaacgggctagagttggaatcgtccgttcacgggccgaccataacgggccatcgttaataggccgtatttgatgacgctatgaaaacggcccaacgtattaacggaccacaaacgggccgactgtaaccacgggctgaatttggcccacaagcagaaaatgacagtaacggtccgtaagtaaacgaatgctggaaaatagcccaagaataaatgggctctgagaaggccgaaggATAACATGGGccggaaacggcccaacggaataacgggccgttaatgggtataaagtgatacactgttctttacgggccagtttcaccacgggccgttaatgggtgtaaagtgatacactgttcattacgggccagtttcaccacgggccactaataggccaagagttacatagggcctcatatgggccgaaagacgtcatgggccatacatgggccagaagtgaaaacgggctggaatcatattggatggcccaggtgaagctactgggcctaattcgaatagggcgtaacgggccttgggttagcgggctgtaaatgggctatatgcgaataggccgttaacaggctttccatgggccggtccgccaccttttgaccaagtcaaacgggccggccttttcacaggaatgggcctctgttgggccgtgccacatgtcgacgtatcataggcgccttctgtccaatgagtggatgacatctgtcctagcgatgagccgacacgtgtttcctccagccaatgatgattttacacgtggaaaatccccattggtcagggctgttaacgggttatcggatccaaaatccgacccgatagtttaacggcgttctgttacggtggatgccacgtgtcggtcacccttgacgaaagcacttctgtgacgcgcgatttatcgtcatggaagtggacacttccgtgatgataattttggtaatgtcatggaacacttctacgacagcacaggtatgactatcttgattctgtcataaatttgtcatggatgtacatgcatgacaaaaaacgcgacctactgtgacaaacacgtatcatcacggaagtgtattttttttgtagaaGAGCCCCTCTCCCATGAAGACATCGCCATCATCGCCAAGCTCACTCGCCTCGATCCGGAGGCGCTTCGCATCGCAGGCGCCATGGCCGGCCCTGATGCTGTCGCTGACAACCCAGTTTAGTTATGATAGGTCCTCTATCTACTAGTATTAGTCTTCGGCAGCGATTGGCCTTAAGCCAATTCAAGTTAGGATCAATGTCTAGCTCCTGTCATAGATTTAGCGGGCTTGCTGCGCGCCAGAGAATTCAGGGGCTTGTTGGTGGTCTCTGGCGCCCCCCTGTTATGCGGAATGTGTATCAGTTTCCTTCTTCAATCAATAGAAATCTTCTGTTGCCGGAGAAGTTTTGTGTGTCCAATGATTAACACAAATTTATCTGTTTTGAGCTGGAACGTTAGGGAATTGAATTATCCGGCCAGGCGCTTTGCTGTGCATGAACTTGCGACAGCTCACAGGCCTACCATCCTCTGTCTCCAGGAGACGAAGCTGGAAACCTGGTCAGCAGATGCTGCTCGCAAGATCGGCGGCACCGCCATGGAAGGGTGCGCGGTCCTGCCTGCTGCTGGCACAAAGGGAGGCGTGGCAATTTTTTGGAACACAAGGCTAGTCGACATTGCCACGCATTCAGTTGGCTGTTTCTCAATCACAGCAAAGGTCTCAGCGGTTCAGTGCAGTTCATCGTTCTGGCTGACGACTGTCTATGGGCCGGCCGACGACGCCCGCAAGGAGGCTTTCCTGGCTGAGTTGATCAACGCCGCCCCGCCCAGTGGAGAACCGTGGCTGATTACTGGTTATTTCAACGTCATCTATGAAGCCAGAGACAAAAGCAACCTCAACTTGAACAGAAGAATTATGGGACAATTCAGAAGAGCCATCGACTCTGCTTGTCTGAAGGAAATTAAGTGCAAGAACAGGCGTTTCACCTGGTCAAATGAGAGAGAAAGCCCGACTCTTGTCAGCATCGACAAAATCTTCTGCAACTCTGAATGGGACGCCCTCTTCCCAAACCACATGCTGATGGCTGCTTCCACGGCCTGCTCTGAACATTGCCCCCTGCTACTCGCCAACGCTGCACCTCCTGCACGTCGGCCCTCTTTCAAATTTGAATCTTTCTGGACGCGTTTCCCGCGCTTTCAGGAGACTGTGGAACGGGCTTGGCAGCGCCCTGTGGCCAGCTCCTGCCCCATTGCCACGCTCAAGCTCAAGCTCAAACGCACCGCGTTCTACCTCAGAATCTGGGCCAGGTCTCTCTTCAGCGACGCCAAGGTTCAGTTGCACCTGGCTGCGGAAATCATCCTTCACCTAGATATTGCCCAGGAAAAGCGACACCTCACTCCTGCTGAGTTCCATCTTTGAAAGCAACCGAAGCAAAGAGTGGTTGGCCTTGCAGCTATTGAGCGCGCACGCAAAAGACAGGCATTCAGGATCACTTGGCTCAAGGCAGGGGATGCAAAAACTGCATTTTTTTAGGCCAAGATCAACACCCGCAGAAGGAAGAACTTCATTCATTCTCTGCAAGCCAGTTCATCCACGGCCACCTCGCACGACGACAAAGATGATGTTGCATACAGGCACTTCACCTCCCATCTAGGCACCAAGCAAaccaggggctgctccatcaactGGGATGCGATCGACCTTCCATGCGTCCAAAATGCTGGGTTGGATAACCCCTTCACTGAGCCTGAAGTGTGGGCTGCCATCCTCGCCACTCCAGTCGACAAAGCGCCAGGGCCGGACGGCTTCTCGGGTGCCTTCTTCAGAGCCTGCTGGAACACAATCAAGCATGATGTCATGGCAGTCTTCGATCACTTCTACAGACTGGCAGGGGGAAACTTCTCTGACCTGAACTCGGCCATGATCGCCTAGCTGCCAAAGAAAGACGGAGCGACGGGCATGGGGGATTTCAGGCCCATAAGCCTCATCCACTCCATCGCCAAACTTATAGCCAAGGTGCTCTCGATGAGGCTGGCTGTTGTCATTGACACGATCATCTCCCCCCGCAATCCGCATTCCAGAGGGCCAAATGCATCCACGACAGCTTCCTCTTCGTCCAGAATAGTGTCCGTGCCCTCCATCGCCGCAAAACACCCACCCTCCTGCTGAAACTAGACATAGCAAAGGCTTTTGACAATGTGTCATGGGAATACATCTTAGAGCTGCTAGAAAAAATGGGCTTTCCGGTGCGCTGGAGGGACTGGGTTGCCCTGCTCCTATCAACCTCATCATCAGTATGTCTCCTCAATGGCGTTCTAGGCTGCCCCATTGAGCATCGACGCGGCCTGCGGCAGGGAGACCCGCTCTCCCCCCTCCTGTTCATCCTCTGCATCGACCCCTTGCATAGACTGCTAGAAGCTGCAACTAGAGACGGCCTCCTCCAACCAATACCCGGAAGAACACTGCGCATGCGCACTAGCCTGTACGCCGACGACACAGTCATCTTCATCAACCCTGTGCGCCAGGAGATCGACGAGCTGCTGCACATCCTTCGTATCTTTGGAGAAGCAACCGGGCTGCGCGTCAACTTAGAAAAATCATCAGCCATTCCGATTGCGTGCGACGAAATCGACCTACACACGGTTCTGCAAAATTTTGGGGGGGCGATCGCGTCCTTGCCAATTAGATACCTCGGCCTGCCAATCACTACGGGTAGGCTCAGATTAGTGCATCTTCAGTTCATCCTCGACAGGATCCGCGCACGCCTTGCAGGCTGGAAAGGGAGGCTCATGCCCTTCACCGGCAGACGCGTCCTGGTACGCTGTGTTCTCTCGGCAATGCCCACCTTCGCCATCACAGTGCTGCGGGCGCCCAAAAAGTTCTACAAGGAAGTAGACAAGGCAAGAAGAAGGTTCCTATGGGCGCAAGACGAAGTGGCCACTGGTGGAAAGTGCAAGGTGCGATGGCAGGCGGTGACCGCGCCAGTGCGCGCAGGAGGCCTGGGCATCCATGATCTACCGAAGTTTGCCCGGGCTCTTTGCCTGTGATGGCTATGGCTAGCATGGACGCACGTCCCGCCCTTGGGTTGGCACCGGCACTCCCTGCGACGACGCCGATCGCACTATGTTCGCTGCCTGCACGTCTGTCACCGTCGGGGACGGCTCAACGGCTTCCTTCTGGCTCTCTTCCTGGCTGAACGGCAGACCGCTATGTCAGGCATACCCAACAGTGTTTGCTCACTCCGTCCGCAAGAACAGATCTGTCCAAGAAGCCCTGCATCAAGACCGATGGGTCCTTGACCTACGCCATGGTGACCACGGCAACATCATGCACTTTGTGCTGCAGCTCGCCAGGGAGATCAGAAGCGCCGGCATCACACTGGAAGCTAGAAGGGCCGACACTATCGCCTGGACCCTGGGCAACTCCGGCAACTACTCCACGCGCTCCGCCTACGACGTCCAGTTTGAAGACCGCCCGGCGCTTGACTTCACAGCAATCATCTGGAAGGCTTGGGCCCCTGACAAGATGAAAGTCCTTTTCTGGCTGCTGCACTTAGATCGCCTATGGTGCAACGACAGACTCCAAAGACGTGGATGGACCAACAGC is drawn from Aegilops tauschii subsp. strangulata cultivar AL8/78 chromosome 1, Aet v6.0, whole genome shotgun sequence and contains these coding sequences:
- the LOC141027119 gene encoding uncharacterized protein, with the protein product MINTNLSVLSWNVRELNYPARRFAVHELATAHRPTILCLQETKLETWSADAARKIGGTAMEGCAVLPAAGTKGGVAIFWNTRLVDIATHSVGCFSITAKVSAVQCSSSFWLTTVYGPADDARKEAFLAELINAAPPSGEPWLITGYFNVIYEARDKSNLNLNRRIMGQFRRAIDSACLKEIKCKNRRFTWSNERESPTLVSIDKIFCNSEWDALFPNHMLMAASTACSEHCPLLLANAAPPARRPSFKFESFWTRFPRFQETVERAWQRPVASSCPIATLKLKLKRTAFYLRIWARSLFSDAKAKINTRRRKNFIHSLQASSSTATSHDDKDDVAYRHFTSHLGTKQTRGCSINWDAIDLPCVQNAGLDNPFTEPEVWAAILATPVDKAPGPDGFSGAFFRACWNTIKHDVMAVFDHFYRLAGGNFSDLNSAMIA
- the LOC109756188 gene encoding uncharacterized protein, giving the protein MGDFRPISLIHSIAKLIAKRAKCIHDSFLFVQNSVRALHRRKTPTLLLKLDIAKAFDNVSWEYILELLEKMGFPVRWRDWVALLLSTSSSVCLLNGVLGCPIEHRRGLRQGDPLSPLLFILCIDPLHRLLEAATRDGLLQPIPGRTLRMRTSLYADDTVIFINPVRQEIDELLHILRIFGEATGLRVNLEKSSAIPIACDEIDLHTVLQNFGGAIASLPIRYLGLPITTGRLRLVHLQFILDRIRARLAGWKGRLMPFTGRRVLVRCVLSAMPTFAITVLRAPKKFYKEVDKARRRFLWAQDEVATGGKCKHGRTSRPWVGTGTPCDDADRTMFAACTSVTVGDGSTASFWLSSWLNGRPLCQAYPTVFAHSVRKNRSVQEALHQDRWVLDLRHGDHGNIMHFVLQLAREIRSAGITLEARRADTIAWTLGNSGNYSTRSAYDVQFEDRPALDFTAIIWKAWAPDKMKVLFWLLHLDRLWCNDRLQRRGWTNSYFCQLCLRNLETSSHLFWECTVAIQAWNEVATWLGCHSFSQSTWSTGRTTAERVRLIIDGANPGMRKGTRSLLTLMAWQIWLERNACTFKGKAPCARSITVACRRDME